The Larimichthys crocea isolate SSNF chromosome I, L_crocea_2.0, whole genome shotgun sequence genomic interval ttgcaatcagcaaccgtacaactagatgtcactaaatcctacacccTGGTCCTTTGATGAATGAGTAACAAGTGGATGAGATTTACCTGTGTTATGTTCAAATACTCGTCTTCTGTTTCCTTCATGTGCTTTATCTGCAGGGTTAGCTAttacaaacgcacacacaggtAAATGTGATGTCGACATAATGAAAGAACTGTCAAGATATTtacacaaaactacaaaaagagATGCTTTGGTCACTCCCTTGTACTAATGTCTCTCCTGTCTTCCTACCTTATGAATAACATCATCCCTATGCTGCAGCTCTATCTGATCCTCTTCTATTTcatgctgaaaaaacacaagagtgATGACCAATGACTAATGCAAGCGCTGGTAGAATACATGAAGAAAAAGTTAAATCCATGTTGTTACCTTGAGGGTTTGCTGTGTGGCCCTTAACTTGCTTAAGGTGATCTTGTCCTGTTCATCCTCCTGCTGGCTGCTCTTGAgctgaaaaagtcaaaatggtgtttaaaggtccagcagtgaggctgcagattgaAACCGAATGAATACCACTCGCCTCCGATACAGTGGCCAAAAACGAAACATGCTTCCTCTACCATAAAAGGCTCTTTTCGGGtaattatacatgaatgaaaacaggcatatgaatattatattgatTTTCAGTTATATGAGTTTGAATTTCAGAGCTCCCTGaaccttacacactggacaatTTCTGTATCATTTCTAACTGAAAAGTAACAGACATCGTACCTCTGCAGATAGTTTCTTATTTTGTTCCTTTAACACGGTGGATTCCTTCTCCTGTGTGAGAAGAGAgaacagatatttaaaatgaaatcatccTATCGACTGTATAACTACAGCTGGGTTAACATATTAATGTTGTGTCATGATTGTGGTGGCAGAGATGAACTGAAATCAGTTTCACTAACTGTGAAAGGTAGTGAGTCTTGAAACTAATTGGATATTGTTTATAATGTCGGAGgctttggagaaaaaaacaacataaatggGTGTTAATATGCTGTACAGTAATAAACCATAGTTGGCATCTTTCTGCTATATTATGAttacaaatgtaaaaacttGCGATCCATGATTTCTGATGAAATACATAATTTTAACAGGAATCTGAAACATTTTGGAGAggaattgttgtttttcttggcaaAAATGCCTAAAAGGTAAAACGACTGACATAAAGTACAGTGTTATTGCATGGATTTGGACCTTAGATGCCATTGCATTGAGGATTAGAATACAGGAAAAGACAATTTAACACTAAAAAGTATGTGAAGTAAAAGAAAGTAAAGGATGAAGCATGACAGCGGCTTACGTGGTCTTAAAAGCACCATTTTCTCCATCTGAACTTAATTCACAGTTATAGCTGGATACAATCAACAATGAATGCCAGCAACACTGGCTGACTGAAACACAATAACACTTCGGGCCTCCCCACCAATTTCTCAATCTTTTTTTCAATGCTTCTCTTTGCATCGAGCTCATCGGCCAGCAGGGTACTGATAGGTTCTGCTTCAACCTGCTGTGCTTCATTGACGAACTTCTCaagactgcaaacacacaaaaacatgcacaatctcaacaaaaatatgaaatgaataaagacaaacaaaggaaTAATTGCAGTTAGTTACAATCAGTTAAAGGTAAGGACATAGGGCAAAAAGATGACATGTcttgtcttttattatttagcAGTGGCGAGTATTTAGCCAGGCGGCATGGTGTTACAATGGTTAGCACTGTCCCCTTGCAGCAATAAGGTTTGaacctttctgtgtgaagttcGCCTGGTACTCCgatttcctcccacagtccaaaaacatgcacttaacaggttacttggtgactctaaattggacgtaggtgtgaatgtgagtgtgagtggttgtttgtctatgtggcctgtgatgagctggcgacttcTCCAGGTTGTACCCTGCCAATCAATCTAAGTCAACTGGCATAGGATCCtgccccaccgtgaccctgatgaggataagcggttacagaaaatgcaCGGCCATTAACCATCCAGAATTCTATTTTCTCATATAGTTCAACACAAACTTGAACAAGCATACATCCCCAGGTTTCAGTGGAAGGTAGAAGCATCGGTCAGTGatagataaaaaagaaaaaaacccccaaaGTTTTGAGAGTCCAATGAAGCATATTAAGAGAATAAAATGTGGAACCTTGTGGTTGGTgtgcagagattaaaaaaaaaaaaaaaaatgaaattatatcATATACTGTGTTAGGTGAGCCAACAGCATGCTCGAGAAAGAAGAGACTGACTCTATCCAAGGCAGCAGGGAGATCAAACAGAATTATAGATTATTGATCGCAGTGTTAAGTTTGATAGTCTGCTGATAAACACAGATACATGTGTGACTGCTTActctttcagttgttttttgaGTGTGGCATTCTCTGAGCGTAGCATTGCCAATTCCTCATCTGCAACTTCCAGCCAGTGTCTCATCTGAGCGTTCAGGTCCCTCAGCATGTTCTGACTGTATTCCAGCTCAGCTATTTTCTCAAGCATCTCCTCTGatgtcctacacacacacacacacacacaccagagaaaAAGCTTCATGCAGTGTAACTGTGTAACTCAACCAAGGATTTGTTCAGTGACTATCACTCACTTATTTTCCTCTGCAACGTCCATCCTGATGGTTTGTTCCTCTGGTGCTGTTGAGTCCTCAAAAATGACCATAAAGATTACAGCTTTTTAGaataaagttttcatttttcaacacTTTGTATAGagtatatacacagacatgcaagaagtaaacagacaaatttaaattaaaggtgtttatttacttcttgcatgccTGTGTTTACCTGCAATGAGATGTGCAAATATACTGAGACAGTAACAATAGTTTAGTCATTTTCATCCAGTCTTTTAAGGCTGATTTAACCTGAGATTTAAGAAAATGTGAGATATTATGATTAATGTATCCTAGTTCATAAGGCTGAAAAACCCGCCTGCCCTTTATATTAGCATCTCTGAAAGCTAATTTGGCATGCAGCCTGagctaacattttaaaaagccttttttctttaaagtagCTAAATGTTATATTACTTTCCATAGCTGGAAGAATCGCGGTAACCTcaaaaaatgcttaaaaatgcaaatatgtgACATAATTTCATGTTTGACTGTTAGTTAACGCCTCTTGTTGCTGGCTAGCATAACGTTAACCAAAGCCAAAGGTTTAACAAGTCCTAAGTTGAGcaataattacaaaataaactgctttaattaattaattaacaacaaaAGTATCTTACCGGTGAGTAACTAGCAAACAATGAGCAGGAGGACAACAACTGTTCATAAACCAACCGCTAACTGAAGAATCTGTGTCGCCATGGAAACGGAGCATGTCATGCATACAccgccctcttctggactttacttctttactacttgatttcctttttaaattatttttattaacccagttaaaacaacaTATCCCAgtatgattttcctcccttctctacatttcccacattctattATACTTTTGAAACCACTGCTCCTGTCCTCCGCAACCCTGCCATCatccctctccctttcatatccatgacattcagccatcacatgctccactgtctctctctctccccacagctacatagaccagttggatgttttcctATTATGTTGAGTGTGCTATTCAATCTATGTGCCCTATTCTTAGTCTGCTCATtgtcacctgttccactctgagacctccacaacaccccacctacttcatcttgtagtttatataaatgtctccccttttcctggattttccaatattgtttccattgattaattatttctttccatattaaacttttcccttctgcttttgatcattttactttcatttccacctcctctttctttgctgcctcctttgccatttgatctgctttttcattccccTGTGTTCCTAAATGggctggtacccacatgaatgttatttccctcccctgctgtgctaatctggatgttctcaacattatttcatataatatttcccgatgtgtttttgctgttctgtttttaatgcttaagagtgatgagattgaatcgctacatatgattatcttcctatccaccctgtcctccacccattctattgcCAATACTATTGCACATAGTTCcactgcatatacacttaaatgatctgaagttctttttaatactttgctattatgactaggaaccACTACTGCTGCACGTGTTGCTCCTGTTTTTGGTTCTTTTGATCCATCTGTATATAAGTACATATATTCCCCATACTTTTCATCTATATAGTTATAAAATTCTTGTACCAGGTCCacagttttatttcttcttttaatgtccCATATTTTTAGATCTACACTTGCTTCGTGTAACGTCCATTCGGGTATTGTTGTCCACAAAACTGTTGGGCTGACTtctgtttcctttatttttagTTGCTCTACTcctgtgtgttcattcattaaTCTGATTATTATAAAGGACATATTACATATCCACAAATGTAGGTTCACTGGTAAGAAGTCATTATCAGAGTTAAAGCAACACATTTATTCAAGCTGATATTCTCTAAAACAatgagcaaaaaataaatattaaaattaaaaaaatatttttgtatattcaAGCCCTCTAGTGTAAGATtgtaacattaatattattctttttattttatgtactcTTTGGTACATGTTCTATACATGTAAATCATCTgtattaatacaaataaatgaatacattctGTTCTGATTCTATGAATCGTGATCACATTTAACGGCTAGTTTGAGAACATCTTTCCTCTTTAtcaaattcttcttctttttattattagttagtCTAATTCAGATTAAGATATTAAGATTAAATCATAAGATAGCAGACGGCGGAATAGAATAATGCAGATGCTACCAGTGTCACAGAGTCCTGTTACTGTTGACTTATTCACTCACATTAATCCCACAACAGCAATCATTAGTTGTGGCGTGTGCGTAGAGGAAAATCATCAGGAATATGAATTAGtagatttttttatgttgttttttcagtcaagcgtgcatatttaaaataatctgCATAATACATTTAAACTATTACAATTTacctttttccacagcagccattttgacatgaaccagtagggtcaacacaggtgttcataatgacactaattaaggttcagtgCCATTCAGGTTAGACTGTAAAGTCTCTGCTGCTAAATGGAATTGAAcattaattagtatcactggaaacaccCGTGTTGACCCTACTGATTCATGTCAAaacggctgctgtgaaaaaggtgtaTACAACATACAAcgacaaaaatacaaaataataaaataaatcacttttcaGTGTTTCCCATgacacaatttaatttaataaatcaaacaaacaataaacaatactTACAAACAATATTTCTGGCTGTGGGACAAGTAAAAGTACCATATGAACTCTTTTCACAACATTTTAAGTCGAGGAGAATCAAAATTACTAAAGCAAACgtgcaaaagagagagagagggcgagggAGAAAGCACTGTAAAGAGTGTTCTAGTGCTGTAAGGCATGTTAGCTGTGTCTCAAATCCATATTACATGTGTAATACAGTATGTAGTTTACTGTGTTCACAcgaaaagtgacaaaataaagtACACTCAAAGAATAGTCAGGTAAAAAAGCTCcaggaacacttcagaaaacaaaaataactcattttcttttggaaaaacattgttttctcacatttcactGACATAAACGTAAAGTCACAGTTCGAATGAGGTCTTTGACAGCGCAAGTTGTAGCAAAAGTATTGTAAGAGAGGCAAAGTGTTGATTTCCTGTTATATAGATTAATATAGTGTAGTGCTATGAGCATGTAGTAAggaactgagacacagcagcTGCTTGATTCAGTACACGACATCTCATAACACAGATTAGTTGTGTTTTGTCCCTTACTGACTGAATGTGACGATGTCCATTAAACATACTTTAGTCTGTAAACTGGAACACTATATTTCACAACATGTAcaattcatgttgttttctaaCAAATACTGTTTAGACATCATCGGGAAACCCCTCACACTGCTCGCATTGTCACATTTGGCACAACAATATCCAATACAAAGCTCAGCTGGAGCTCACAGGAGTGgacaaatggaaagcacaagCGCATACGATTGTAGCAGCTGACACAGAGCAGTAGACAGGAGgaaaatgattgtgtgttttataatcCTACAGTTTGATGAGGATTAGTGCAAGCCACACTTGTACAACCTTCAGGTTTAGGCAAAATAACACTACGATAAAGGCCCATATAGTCTCTATCACCAATCCCAAGGGGACAAGTGAGCCACAGCCAGCATTTGCGAGTGCTTTTTAACAAGGATTTTTAATTATACATTCATTTCAGTgctcagtgttttcagtttcagtgctTAGATACATTTTCACTGCTCAGCAACACTGCTAATTACTGTGTCAATATTCTGAGGCCAGCCTCAATAAGTGTACAAATTACTTCCAAAGTAGACCCATAATTTCTTGGTTCTCTCTACAGGTAATAGCCTTTACTGGAGAAGATACTGGTAGACAATTATACCCCATAACACCTTAAATGACCACTTACTATTCCAGCTTCTTCCCATCCCAAGCGACCTCTTCTTGAACTGAGGTGATCTACCCTGCTGCTCCTGATAATATTGACCATCACCACAGAAGTAAAGACACACGGCCTGTTAACATTCAGACTTCCAGCTGTTACCGGGAAGGTTCGAGCGATCCCGTGACCTGGAAGTTCATCCCATCTCCAGGTAGAGGTGATGGGATGAGTGGGCAGATCCAGCAGAGGTACCAGCGAAGACCCAGAGAGTGACGCAGGTTGCCCAGGACTCCAAGGTTGTAGGGTCGACGGGTCGAGTACCACTCCCTGGTGGTCTGTCCCCGAATCATCAAGAAgagatggaagaagaagaaggcggaCACCAGCAGGAAGCCCACAACGCACGTGTCTGCGATGAAGGCAAAGGCAAAGGCACGAGCTGAGACCTGGCCTGGGGGGAAAAGTAACAGCAGTactgattaaacattaaataaaaagccaAGCTCAGTCTAAATTTGTAAGTGGAAAAAATTTGGTTACAATTCTGTCAAACAAGTGAACTGATGTGCCCAAGAGTATAAAACGAGAGAGAGTTTTGGGAGAAGGAACCCTTAAATTCtgacaatatttaaatatttccacAAGTCCTACCTGAAACTAGCATGATCCAGGGTatgaggagcagcaggaagctgtgCAATGTCAGACCTTCCTTCAATATGACAATGAAGACCTCTGCATTCATCAGAGTGGCGTACAGGAGCCCAGACCACATAAACAACAAGCAGCTCAGGAAGTAGCGGTAGTTACGGAAACCCACGCACTGGCCGAAAAAGACGCAGTGGTGATCCCGccgcagcacacacactttacagtcGTAGCAGTGTGAGCAacgaggaggagtgtgtgtctcGCATGTATAACAGTACCTGCGtggaaacaagagagaaaatatgaatatttatggtCAGAGACGCAACATTGCAGATCAAAACCTCAGCTTAGATAAACATCTTAATTCAATGGTTCAGCCCTGCTTTtgtcagcaaacaaacatttcaaggATGAGATCTCTGTCTGCAAAAAATCTGGAAATTGTCATTGATGCATTCTTAAGCAGTCGGCTAtatctctcttgctctctctctcttgtctgcAGCTCATCCAAAACTCCAGCTACTAGGATTTTAACTGGGATAAAGACAAACTTCACACCTACTCTGGCTTATTTACACTAGCAACAGAGTTGATTTTAACATCTTATGGAGAGGCCCAAAGTTATTTAGCCGATATGTTGGTTCCCTATGCCCCCCCATGTCGCTCAATAATATCCTCAGATGCGTCATTTCTGGTTGTTCCTCTGTCCAGATTTATACATAAAGGGGACAGAGCCTTTGCAGTTGGGGCTCCATGACCTGCCTGAGGAGATGAGGGCTGTAAAATCTttgattttattgcttttagTTTGTTATTGTGGTTGGTTTTAATGTGTTCTGGTtgattgtaaagcactttgtaactgtgttttgaaaggtgctatataaatagtttattattaaagatattaaaagTAGTCTTTATGCACAGGGGCACTAACCTATTGTGTAAACTGCAACTAAGGAGCCACAGACCAAAGTGTACTGTACATCTACAAACCAAGCCTGTATGAGCATGTTACTGCTCCTCAGTGTGGTTCTCCCTCTGCACTGAGGCAGACCGGAAGAAGCTCCAGAGAGTGGGTAAGACAGCGCAGAAGATCGCGGgctgccccctcccctccctcaaaGACATTTACACATCTCGCTGCCTCAGCAGAGCGCAGACCATTACCGGAGACAACACCCATCCCACCCGTTTGACCTGTTGCCCTCTGGCAGACGCTACAGGTGCACTAGAACCAAGACAAACAGACTCAGGAACAGTTTCTTTCCCAAAGccattgttataaaaattagggttacacagctagttagatgttttaacttatacaatgcTTGTTCTTACATTATAcgtccttagggcacttccctttattgctgttttcctgagactggcagggtaaggtaaggttcaggttaatgtataaatagatttgagaacagaatggggactagggacaggtcagagaggtgacatcaagattggggacatactggctactcattaggtgcCGTAACAGCCATCACCATcctgaatgcacacatgcactagCCCCCAACATGCAAAATCTCTTGTGCAATAACTTCCTGTGCAATAATCGTACCTGTGTATCACGACCTCATGTGCAATAATTGTATATGTTcatctatgttttatttttgcatttgtatttacattGTGGTTTTATATTTGTCTATACTGATGCTATACAATACTATACCATTCCCCATATTAGGACCAGCACCTCGTTGAAGCCCCAATGACCTTCCTTACCTCCAGCCCTGACCCATGCCCTCTCCTCCCAGGAACACCCCCCTGATGCTGGGGCTGGTCCTGAGGAAGAGCACGGAGTTCCAGCAGATGTTTCCCAGCATGAAGTACTGAGCCAGCAGGTGGACAGCTTTCCACCAGGCGGACCCCGCCGTCTTCTGCTGCTCCGGCTCCAGAGGAGCCTCGAGCAACACCAGGTAGCTCACCTCCCCGGTGATGGAGAACACCAGGAAGGTGTTGAGGACCACGGGGAGGTGGCGACACAGCCTCTCCACCCTGCAGAACACTTTACTGGCTAAACTCGTCATGGTTCCTGCCTGTCCACCGGAAGGACGCAAGCTGTCTCTGCTCGTTTAAATGAAGCGCACGGTGTCAGTAACACCTGATATATGTTCGGGGTAAATTACTCTAATGTAAGAGTTAAATGTGACCCTGTTAACCTCTCTAAAACCTTTGCACTGCCGAGATCTCTGCTACTGCTGGACGGAACCAAGTGTCTAATAGGcgttacataaaaatacatccGCAGTGCAACAACACATTGTAGTTCCGCTTGTGAGATCTCGTGGGTGAACGacccttttaaaaataattatatattatatacacaaaGAGTTTTGTCTCAGACTGCTGGATTATTAGTTAGAtattagtctttagtctttttatatgtacatatgtatgcTCATGTTGCCTTTCTCTATAACCTATTACTGTTTGAgatgtgagtaaaaaaaaaaaatcacaaaaatctagtttttgtttttgaaattctttagtGTATTTAGTAAGCGCATTTTAGCAGATATTTGACCAATCTGGGAACTAAATCCTTACCAAGAAATTTCTTTACAATTGTGTTTAGGAATGTGTGTAATAtcatgtcttaaaatgttgaaattcaaCTCCCGTGGGAATTGCTCAAAGTTGGGGTATCTGTAACCGATTTTTGAAAAATCGACATTGTTAAATCTGGCTTTAAGTAACTTGTGAGGAGTCAAACTAGGAGTTTTTCATGATTCTTAAACACCATGAAAAATTCTATCTTTTTTCTATTTGGTGTATTGCTTACTGACTGCTTGATAGTGTATATCATTTTGATCAATTTGTTTATGCAGTTattgcagtgtttggttttgagcacaggtaaaactgttttgaggtgaaagtttgattttgcaagaggagtcagaggttttgtaaatactgcttgaagatgaggttttgtgtttaatattttaagaaaactgaGCAAGGTTTCAGAAATGGTGTTTTAGCAAttaagaaaaactgtaaaacagctTCAATGTCAAATCTTTGAATTAAGTGATCTAAAATACCTCTAAAACACCTTGTTTCTTCCATTTAACTCTGTTGATCCAATTTATTTACTTGCTTCCATAGGTGTAGTACATTATAATTCTGGCAATCCAGACTATTGACATGGGCTGTGTGAGGGATCAGACCAGATCACACAGGACAAAACGCAAACAGACCTTCTGGACCGGAAGGCAAATTTCAAAAGGAGAAAATAGTGGCTGtagttttgttgtatttgtatttcaatTTAGCATGTTTCTGTACTTTCTGATGATATAGCAtggtatttttatgatttaatacagtaaatattatcAATACTACATATTGTTCCTTCAAATTTGTGTGCCGCATTGCATGCCGTGTTCAGCCTCCCATCTTTGCTTTATCTGCAGGTTGTTTCGTAGATTTATAGGCAAAAATatgatattataaaatataatataaaaaatgttttttttaatcatcatttcttgtttgtatttgtattagaaatgtttctatatgggtagttttgtttgtatttgtattagaaatgtttctatatGGGTAGTTTTCCTCGCTTCATGTGTAGGAGACTtgaactgttgaaatgttttgaaattgtCACAACTAAATACCATGATCTGGCCTGATCTTCTAAATTGTTAGGTATAAAACTCTTCAAAGATACAGTGCTTATTAATGAGGAAATTTCCTTTGATTATAGAAAAGTTAATATAAATTGTTGAGCTGAGGCTTTGAGTGATAATTCACTGTAGGTCTATAGCTATGAGCGACCCCACATTGTGGTCACgtcacattgtttttacataatCATTTTCCTAATTTCTTTGGGAAATAGTAAGAATAACCCCATTTTAAGTAACATATTATATGTACCCTATTCAGAATGAAAATGTATGATATACATGAAAACCTTTTGTTGTTTATAAtgagaatatacagtatgtttaatatAGTGAAACTCTTATGGGAAACATGATAAACACCATTCAATGacaaatgagaaatatttttttgttgttttattttttcttttttttttcttttttttttttttttaggaaaccggagcacccggagaaaAACCTTACCAAGGGGGTGTTAGGGGTTGTGGGGTGAAAGAgggggggtgttttttttttttgttgttgttgattttacCTATGGCTTAGGAGAAACCGGAGCACCCGGGGAAAACCTTTACCATAAGGCTATCTCAACCACTGCGATGGTGTTGCAGGGTTAGGATGGTTGGGATGAAGGAGGTGGCACAGGAGGTTGCACAGTTCTTTTGAAAAGTCGTTTGAATCTTTTCCATAGAGAAGGCTTTCTGGGTCTGTTCAAAATCGCAGCCACCTGTTCCTCAAGACCGTTGTGTCTGTCCTGATTTTCAGCTTTGCTGGTTCCCTGCTCAACGgcctgttgttgttctgtgatACTTTTCAACAGATTGGCCTTTTGCTCCTCCCACTGAAGTGCCTCCTGTTTTAGACCCTCCTCTGCTTGTACCAGTGCAGCCACCAGTTTGGAGTTGTCTTCATTCTGA includes:
- the LOC104934097 gene encoding coiled-coil domain-containing protein 14: MDVAEENKTSEEMLEKIAELEYSQNMLRDLNAQMRHWLEVADEELAMLRSENATLKKQLKDLEKFVNEAQQVEAEPISTLLADELDAKRSIEKKIEKLEKESTVLKEQNKKLSAELKSSQQEDEQDKITLSKLRATQQTLKHEIEEDQIELQHRDDVIHKLTLQIKHMKETEDEYLNITQDLRLTNQKLRNQLEDRQDQASFANLNDLMEEREGSPSPPLSFAEEIKLLASLTEVKSSNSTDLKNEDTEAKELLKSQSLAVKLHTERCQGVLGTVVKLAGLFALFVFLVFVLGTVALANCEDMFDNSWRGLSMALWPYCNLHYVALPPF
- the zdhhc24 gene encoding putative palmitoyltransferase ZDHHC24, translated to MTSLASKVFCRVERLCRHLPVVLNTFLVFSITGEVSYLVLLEAPLEPEQQKTAGSAWWKAVHLLAQYFMLGNICWNSVLFLRTSPSIRGVFLGGEGMGQGWRYCYTCETHTPPRCSHCYDCKVCVLRRDHHCVFFGQCVGFRNYRYFLSCLLFMWSGLLYATLMNAEVFIVILKEGLTLHSFLLLLIPWIMLVSGQVSARAFAFAFIADTCVVGFLLVSAFFFFHLFLMIRGQTTREWYSTRRPYNLGVLGNLRHSLGLRWYLCWICPLIPSPLPGDGMNFQVTGSLEPSR